Proteins from a single region of Arctopsyche grandis isolate Sample6627 chromosome 1, ASM5162203v2, whole genome shotgun sequence:
- the LOC143914611 gene encoding choline transporter-like protein 1, with protein sequence MGQCCSNSNAVEPAMDNIEGDYKNESISNQISSSKSRSCTDIIALLMMLAFIIGLVVLIGYCMCYGDVYRIINGYDDCANVCGRTNQEDIDPTGSCKREDMSMKRLLVINSDAGSGKSPNNIHRECVESCDETHFKELINRCIPNKSSKVVNSFFSKTGLSDFFQEVNEDLHLCWREMLYLCIIAFVFSVIILVLFRFVVGFVVWFVLIGVSLTTVIATIFLWVTWTKERKKLNEISVENQDYISQRKVYSYLGYAILATVITFIILLVLLVMRKRIRLVIQLFKEAGKAIASMPLLLLEPILTFLTLCIVVSLWIYLSIWVESSGFLILNNNQSFNYRKDVTMKITRWYNLFALFWFTQFIIGCQHMVIAGAVATWFFTRNKKNLSTPIITSFKNLVSFHLGTVALGSLLIAFVQMLRAILQYIQSHLRGSENRIIIGIVKCCQCCLCCFEKFLKYMSRNAYIETAIYGYGFCKSGQQAFKVLASNALRVFAINSVGDFILFLGKAFVVIATVLIGIELIQKKQGVQHVWVPLAIVGIIAYLTSHCFMTVYEMAIDTIFICFCEDCERNDGITKPYYMSRGLMEFVQNSKKALAVLDESNSQAWTSPKTISESVDK encoded by the exons GTCGTCCTGATAGGATACTGCATGTGCTACGGAGACGTGTACAGAATAATTAATGGGTATGATGACTGTGCCAATGTGTGTGGTAGAACCAACCAGGAGGACATCGATCCAACCGGCAGTTGCAAACGTGAGGACATGTCCATGAAAAG gTTATTAGTGATCAACTCGGATGCTGGATCTGGCAAATCACCAAATAATATACATCGAGAGTGTGTCGAGTCTTGCGATGAAACGCATTT cAAAGAGTTAATCAATCGATGTATACCGAATAAAAGCTCGAAAGTCGtcaattcattcttttcaaaaaCTGGTCTTTCAGACTTCTTCCAAGAAGTCAACGAAGACTTGCACCTCTGCTGGAGAGAGATGTTGTATCTGTGCATCATTGCCTTCG tattttcaGTCATAATACTCGTATTATTCAGATTTGTGGTGGGTTTTGTAGTATGGTTCGTACTCATAGGTGTTTCGCTTACTACCGTCATTGCCACTATATTTCTATg GGTTACGTGGACAAAGGAAAGAAAAAAGTTGAACGAAATCAGTGTTGAAAATCAAGATTATATCAGTCAAAGAAAAGTTTATAGCTATTTGGGATATGCAATTTTAGCTACTGTCATAACTTTTATTATCCTACTAGTTTTATTAGTGATGAGAAAGAGAATTCGTTTAGTTATACAACTGTTTAAAGAAGCTGGGAAAGCCATTGCTAGTATGCCATTACTGCTGTTAGAACCCATATTG aCATTTTTAACTCTCTGCATTGTAGTAAGTTTATGGATATATTTAAGTATCTGGGTAGAAAGCTCAGGATTTTTGATACTAAATAATAATCAGAGTTTTAATTACCGCAAGGATGTTACAATGAAA ATTACAAGATGGTATAACCTTTTTGCTTTGTTTTGGTTTACTCAATTCATAATTGGTTGTCAGCATATGGTGATAGCCGGAGCTGTTGCCACTTGGTTCTTCACTag aaataagaaaaatttaagTACACCCATCATAACGAGTTTCAAGAATTTAGTGTCTTTTCACTTGGGTACCGTAGCGCTAGGGTCATTGTTGATTGCGTTCGTCCAAATGCTACGAGCAATATTACAATACATTCAAAGTCACCTTCGAGGTTCTGAAAACAGAATCATCATCGGTATTGTTAAATGTTGTCAATGCTGTCTATGctgttttgaaaaatttctcAAATATATGTCGCGCAATGCTTACATCGAGACAG CAATATATGGATATGGATTCTGCAAATCAGGCCAGCAAGCTTTCAAAGTGTTGGCATCAAATGCTTTAAGAGTTTTTGCTATAAATTCAGTAGGTGACTTTATATTGTTTCTCGGAAAAGCATTTGTAGTTATTGCTACTGTTCTAATTGGGATTGAGCTTATTCAg AAAAAACAAGGCGTTCAACATGTTTGGGTTCCTTTGGCGATAGTGGGAATTATTGCTTATTTAACGTCCCATTGTTTTATGACAGTTTATGAG ATGGCGATCGATACAATTTTCATTTGCTTCTGTGAAGATTGTGAGCGTAATGATGGTATAACGAAGCCCTACTATATGAGCAGGGGTCTCATGGAGTTCGTTCAAAATAGCAAAAAGGCTCTCGCTGTGTTGGATGAATCCAATTCTCAAGCTTGGACATCTCCCAAGACGATATCCGAAAGTGTAGACAAATAA